The Vicia villosa cultivar HV-30 ecotype Madison, WI linkage group LG1, Vvil1.0, whole genome shotgun sequence genome includes a region encoding these proteins:
- the LOC131659770 gene encoding uncharacterized protein LOC131659770, with protein MGGGDKLWRAIAKLGVSSGTSNKDYRSLVKEMDIAEKGRLAIGKETKLGSISEAMAGNCWGHGDVGFSYSASNGASGGLLILWNPGSVEVVCSFKGEGYLGVKVRWKNFIYYIVNIYSPCSFAAKRSLWMNLLKIVGGDGEWIFGGDFNAVKTKEERRGCSVLDNRREWVEFSDFIDRSDLSDIPCRGKKFTWFSGDGKSKSRIDHFLVADATMDRWGVVGQFVDLRDISDHCPIWIMVEKSNWGPKPFRSNNEWFSHKDFLPFVEKEWLALSVEGRGEFVLKEKLKLLKSRLKWWNINIFGRIELEMQEGIKDMNAMDEWDAETSIPMDPEVVTSKRKLSSSKFWLNLKIKENMLIQKSRLNWLNDGDNNSKFFHSVMKGRRRLNHIGPLVTQAGMIESVEGVRE; from the exons ATGGGCGGTGGAGATAAACTGTGGAGAGCGATTGCAAAGTTGGGAGTTTCCAGTGGGACTTCAAACAAGGATTACAGGAGCCTTGTAAAGGAGATGGATATTGCTGAGAAGGGTAGATTGGCAATAGGGAAG GAAACAAAGTTAGGTTCTATCTCTGAAGCTATGGCAGGTAACTGCTGGGGCCATGGGGACGTCGGGTTCTCGTATTCTGCTTCGAATGGCGCATCAGGGGGTCTTTTAATCTTATGGAATCCTGGTTCAGTGGAGGTGGTATGCAGTTTCAAGGGAGAGGGTTACCTAGGGGTCAAGGTAAGATGGAAGAATTTCATTTACTACATTGTGAACATATACTCTCCTTGTTCTTTTGCGGCGAAACGTAGCTTGTGGATGAATCTTTTGAAGATAGTAGGTGGGGATGGAGAGTGGATTTTCGGGGGAGATTTCAACGCTGTGAAAACCAAAGAGGAGAGAAGGGGTTGTTCGGTTCTGGATAATAGGAGAGAATGGGTTGAATTTTCAGATTTTATTGACAGAAGCGATTTATCTGATATTCCTTGCCGTGGAAAGAAATTCACTTGGTTTAGCGGAGACGGCAAGTCTAAAAGTAggattgaccattttcttgtggCGGACGCTACTATGGATAGATGGGGGGTAGTTGGTCAGTTTGTAGATTTGAGAGATATATCCGATCATTGCCCCATTTGGATTATGGTGGAAAAGTCCAATTGGGGCCCGAAACCTTTCAGGTCCAATAACGAATGGTTTTCCCATAAAGATTTCTTGCCGTTTGTGGAGAAAGAATGGCTAGCGTTGTCGGTTGAAGGAAGGGGCGAATTTGTGCTTAAAGAAAAATTGAAGTTGTTAAAATCTAGGCTCAAGTGGTGGAACATTAACATTTTCGGGAGGATAGAGTTGGAGATGCAGGAAGGGATCAAGGATATGAACGCTATGGATGAATGGGATGCCGAGACCAGTATTCCTATGGATCCCGAAGTAGTGACATCGAAAAGGAAACTATCTAGTAGCAAGTTTTGGTTGAATTTGAAGATCAAGGAGAATATGCTTATCCAAAAATCGAGATTGAATTGGCTCAACGATGGTGACAACAATAGCAAATTTTTCCATTCGGTAATGAAAGGAAGGAGGCGCCTTAATCACATTGGTCCCTTAGTGACTCAAGCGGGTATGATAGAATCGGTGGAAGGGGTT